The Streptomyces sp. WZ-12 genome segment TCGGGCGCGCATTGACGTCGAGGTCGAGGCGATGTTCCTCGCGCCGGTCCCGACCCCGGAGGTCCTGTGGCGCAAGCCGCCCGTGCTCGCGCTCGCCGCACTTCCGGGGACGACCCTTGGGCGCCTCGGCGGGCCGTCGACCGGGTCGTCGGCGGCGTGGGCCGCGGCGGGCGCCGCCATCCGAAAGCTGCACGACGCGCCGTTGCCGCCGCTGCCCGGCCGGGCCGGTCGGAGCATCGTCGCGCTGGCGGCGGAACTCGACGACGAGTGCGAGTTGCTCGTGACGAACGGCCTCCTGCCCGCCGACCTGGTCACCCACAACCGCCAAGTCGCCGAGGCCGCACTCCGGCCGTGGAATCCGGCGTTCACGCACGGCGACCTGCAGATCGCGCACGTCTTCGTCGACCGCGACGTGGTCACCGGCATCATCGACTGGTCCGAGGCGGGCCAGGGTGATGCCCTGTACGACCTCGCCACCTTCACGCTCGGACACGAGGAGCACCTCGACGACGTCCTCGCCGGCTATGGCGCCGACATCGACCTCGACGTGATCCACGCGTGGTGGTCGTTGCGAAGCCTGCTGGCGGTTCGCTGGCTGATCGAGCACGGCTTCGACCCGTTCGCGCCGGGCTGTGAGGTCGACGTGCTGAGATCCCGGATGTGAGGCTGCGCGGGCCCGACTGCTACGCATGCGCTCTGACGCATCGAGCCGGCCATCTCCTGGGCTGATCGCCGCCCTTACTCTCGGCGAAGTACGGTGCGCGGTCGTCGCCAGCAGATGACGGCGCAGCCAGGGGTGACGAAAGCGTGCGGTCGGGGTTGTTCGCGGCTGCGGATCACCTTCAGCGTGCCTGCGGAGAAGTAGCCTGGCCCAGGGCTGAGATGCCCTGAGCCACCCGGTCAACTGCACTCCGACCGTGCGTCGATGTCAGTCCGAGCCGAAGAGTCCCACGCCCCATCCCAGCGTAGTGCCGTACGCAACGGCGGAGTTGTGTCCTGGCGATGAAGACGAACAAGTCGGCCAGGCCGACTTCCACCGCTCTTGCCCCGGCAGTGGCGCCGCCGGCGGTCTTGCTACGGCCGGTCAGCGCTCTTCGAAGACCGGGGTGACCTCCAGCTTCCCCTTGTCCGTGTCGCTCACCGGCAGGTTGACTGCGACCGGGACGGTGACGTGGTGCGTCTCATTCGGCGGGGTGACCACGAGGGCGGTGCCGCGGACGCCCGAGCCGCCGGTGTTGTTGATCGGGTAGGCGATGTTGGCGGTGGCCCTCTTCCCCGCCTTGAGGGTGAACGGCGTGCCCACTTCCTGCTTGTTGCGGTCCACCGACTGGGTGCCGTAGTTGGTCTTCATGTCGACGCCCGGGAACCCGTCCATCCGGCAGTTACCGCCGGTGTTCGTGAACGTGATGAGGATATCGCCCAGACCTTCGCGGGCCTCGCCCTGGTTCTTCGCCGTGATGCGCAGATTTGCGGTGCGGCACGTCGACATCTTCGAGGGCGTGGAGGAGGCGTGCGAGCCATTCCCGGACGACGACCCGGACCCGCTGGAGGGGTTGGTCGACGATCCGCTGGACGAGTCCGAGGACGGCGCCGCGGCTGAGGGGGAGCCGCCCTTGCTGTTCGAGTCCGAGGAGTCGCTCGGCCCGCACGCGGTGAGCGCGGCGGAGGCGGCCAGTCCGACGGCGGTGGCGGTAACGGCCCTGCGGACGGATATGCGGTGCATGGTGTGCTCCTCGGTAGCTGCGGACGTGGTGCCCGGCGCAGTGGGTGTCCGTTGTCGATCCTCTCGCCCCCGGACGGCGGTCAGTATTCCAGCCAGGCGCTGTTGTCCTGCTAACTCCTGGCTAACGCCCGGCCCGTCGAAGACCGTCCTGACGCCCCGTCACCCTCGGCGCAGCCGCGCAGCCGCACAGCCGCACTGGCCACGACCGCGCGATCGCCCGGGGTGCAGGGCTCGAACCCTGACGCCTGCGCCGCGCGTCGCTCCTCCCTGGCTTCCCGCGTACCTTCGGAACGGTGCCGGACCGGCTGCGGGCCTTCACGTCATCTCCCCACATCATTTGCAAACGGCGTTCCCGAAATCAGCCCGGAAAGGGGCTTTTTGAGTCGATCGCGCATCCGCCACTCAGCCGCGACGGCAGTGCATGTGGTCCGGGGGAGTCCAGGCCAGCGACCCAGGTGACCACCTGGTGTTCCAACGTCGCCCACTCGCCCGCGTGGTGGAGATGGGAACCCGGAGGCCGGGCCGGCGGCTTCCGTGGTGAGTGTCAATCAAAATCGCGCCGAAATCTGCGTAGTTGGTCAAGACCGTCGATGTGGGATGGATCACGGCGGGCGCACTATCGGGCGAGGGGGCGGCGGCCTGATTCTGATCTCGTGTGTCGTCCACCGCCGGCGCTTAAAACGCGGTCCTAAGTCAAGGCGGGTAACGGTCCGTTGAGCGCAACAACAGCGAACGGAGAACACTCGTGAGTGTCGGAGTCCTCAAGGAAGCGCGGGCGGGGGAGAATCGCGTCTCGGCCACGCCGTCGACGATCGAGTCGATTCGCAAGCTGGGGTACGACGTGATCGTCGACTCCGGCGCGGGCGTCGCGGCCGGCTTCACCGACGACGCCTACCAGGCCGCCGGTGCGCGCATCGGCGAAGCGAGCGCCGCAGACGTGGTGTTGGGGGTCAACGCCCCGAGTCCGTCGCAGTTGGACCGGGTACGGCCGGAGGCAACGGTGATCGCGCTGTTCGCGCCGGCGTTCGACCCCGCGATGGTCGAGGAGCTGGGCCGCCGGCCGTTCACGGCGCTGTCGATGGACGCCGTACCGCGCATCAGCCGGGCGCAGTCGATGGACGTGCTGTCGTCGATGGCGAACATCGCCGGATACCGGGCCGTGGTCGAGGCGGCGCACGAGTTCGGGCGGTTCTTCACCGGCCAGGTGACGGCGGCCGGCAAGGTTCCGCCGGCGAAGGTGCTCGTCGCGGGCGCCGGCGTCGCGGGGCTGGCGGCTGTCGGGGCGTCGGGCTCGCTCGGCGCGATCGTGCGGGCGACCGACCCGCGGCCCGAAGTGGCCGACCAGGTAAGGTCGTTGGGGGGTGAGTACCTGTCGATCGAGTCCCCGGAGGCCGAGGTCTCGGCGACGGGTTACGCCAAGGAGATGGGCGACGACTACAAGGCGCGCGAGGTCGAGCTCTACCGCGCGCAGTGCCGCGAGGTCGACATCGTCATCACCACCGCGCTGATCCCCGGGCGTCCCGCTCCGACGCTGATCACCGCGGAGATGGTGGCCGCTATGAAGCCGGGATCGGTGATCGTGGACATGGCGGCCGCCAACGGCGGCAACGTGGTGGGCACGGTGGCGGGGGAGAAGGTCGTCACGGAGAACGGCGTGACGATCATCGGCTACACCGATCTGGCGGGCCGACTGCCTGCGCAGGCTTCGCAGATGTACGGCACGAACCTGGTGAACCTGCTGAAGCTGATGACACCGGGCAAGGACGCGTCGTTGGTGTTGGACTGGGACGATCCGGTGCAGCGCTCGATCACCGTCGTGCGCGAGGGCGAGTTGGCGTGGCCGCCCCCACCGGTCAAGGTCTCGGCGGTCCCGGTCCCGGCACCCGTGACCGCGACGGTGCCGGCGAAGCCCAAGAAGGCGCCGATGACGGCGGCGCGACGTTTCGGTGCCGTGGCGCTGGGCGCGCTGGCACTGTTCCTCACCGCGGGGTTCGCACCGGCTGCTCTCCTGCCCCACGTGACGGTCTTCGTGCTCGCGATCGTGATCGGCTACTACGTGATCGGCCACGTACACCACGCCCTGCACACGCCGCTGATGTCGGTGACGAACGCGATCTCGGGGATCGTCGTCGTCGGCGCGCTGCTACAGATCGGTCACTCAGGCACTGCGGTCACGGCACTGTCGTTCCTGGCGATCCTGCTGGCCAGTATCAATGTCTTCGGCGGCTTCGCGGTGACGCGTCGCATGCTCGCCATGTTCAACCGGAGCTGACATGTCTGCGACCCTCGCCGCACAAGCGGCCTACCTCGTTGCCGCGTTGCTGTTCATTCTGGCGCTGGCAGGACTCTCCAAGCACGAGTCGGCGCGGCTCGGCAACGCGTTCGGCATGCTCGGCATGGGCGTCGCGCTGGTCGCGACGATCGTGCTCGCGGCCGCCGACGGCATCAACGCCGCCGCCCTCGGCCTGATGCTCCTGGCGATGCTGATCGGCGCGCTGATCGGCCTGCAGCGTGCCCGTGGCGTCGAGATGACCGGCATGCCCGAACTGATCGCGCTGCTGCACTCCTTCGTCGGTCTGGCGGCCGTGCTGGTGAGCTGGAACGGCTTCCTGAACGTCGAGAACCACCCGCAAGCACACGAGACCGCCGCCTTGGAGGCGCTCGGCACGCTGGGCATCCACCACGCCGAGGTGTTCATCGGCGTGTTCATCGGCGCGGTGACGTTCACCGGCTCGATCGTGGCGAACCTGAAGCTCGCGGCGAAGATCAACTCCAAGCCGCTGGTGCTGCCGGGCAAGAACGCCCTGAACCTCGGCGCGTTGGGCCTGTTCGTCGCCCTGACCGTGTGGTTCGTGATCTCGCCGGAGCCGTGGCTGCTGATCACGGTGACCGTCCTGGCGCTGGCGCTGGGCTGGCATTTGGTGGCCTCGATCGGCGGCGGTGACATGCCGGTCGTGGTCTCGATGCTCAACAGCTACTCCGGCTGGGCCGCCGCGGCATCGGGCTTCCTGCTCGGCAACGACCTGCTGATCGTCACCGGCGCGCTGGTCGGCTCGTCTGGTGCCTATCTGAGCTACATCATGTGCAAGGCGATGAACCGCTCCTTCCTCGCGGTCATCGCCGGCGGCTTCGGCATCGAGTCGACGTCGGGCTCGGACGTCGACTACGGCGAGCACACGGAGATCACCGCCGAGGGCGCCGCCGAACTGCTCGGCGCGGCCCGGTCCGTGGTGATCACACCCGGGTACGGCATGGCCGTGGCGCAGGCGCAGTACCCGGTCGCGGAGCTCACTACGAAGCTGCGTGCGAAGGGCGTCAACGTGCGGTTCGGCATCCACCCGGTCGCCGGCCGACTGCCCGGCCACATGAACGTGCTGCTGGCCGAGGCCAAGGTGCCGTACGACATCGTGCTGGAAATGGACGAGATCAACGACGACTTCACCGAGACCGACGTCGTCCTCGTGATCGGCGCCAACGACACGGTCAACCCGGCCGGCGCCGAGGACCCCAGCAGCCCGATCGCCGGCATGCCGGTGCTCACCGTCTGGGAGGCCAACAAGGTCATCGTGTTCAAGCGCTCAATGGCCTCCGGATACGCGGGCGTACAGAACCCGCTCTTCTTCCGCGAGAACACCTCCATGCTCTTCGGCGACGCGAAGGACCGGATCGAGGACATCGTCGGCGCACTCTGAGGTCCGCTGCTGAGCCTCCTCCAGCCCAA includes the following:
- a CDS encoding phosphotransferase family protein, with the translated sequence MDEVKVVIAHSERATLRVGDVFLKVDADRARIDVEVEAMFLAPVPTPEVLWRKPPVLALAALPGTTLGRLGGPSTGSSAAWAAAGAAIRKLHDAPLPPLPGRAGRSIVALAAELDDECELLVTNGLLPADLVTHNRQVAEAALRPWNPAFTHGDLQIAHVFVDRDVVTGIIDWSEAGQGDALYDLATFTLGHEEHLDDVLAGYGADIDLDVIHAWWSLRSLLAVRWLIEHGFDPFAPGCEVDVLRSRM
- a CDS encoding DUF4232 domain-containing protein gives rise to the protein MHRISVRRAVTATAVGLAASAALTACGPSDSSDSNSKGGSPSAAAPSSDSSSGSSTNPSSGSGSSSGNGSHASSTPSKMSTCRTANLRITAKNQGEAREGLGDILITFTNTGGNCRMDGFPGVDMKTNYGTQSVDRNKQEVGTPFTLKAGKRATANIAYPINNTGGSGVRGTALVVTPPNETHHVTVPVAVNLPVSDTDKGKLEVTPVFEER
- a CDS encoding Re/Si-specific NAD(P)(+) transhydrogenase subunit alpha, giving the protein MSVGVLKEARAGENRVSATPSTIESIRKLGYDVIVDSGAGVAAGFTDDAYQAAGARIGEASAADVVLGVNAPSPSQLDRVRPEATVIALFAPAFDPAMVEELGRRPFTALSMDAVPRISRAQSMDVLSSMANIAGYRAVVEAAHEFGRFFTGQVTAAGKVPPAKVLVAGAGVAGLAAVGASGSLGAIVRATDPRPEVADQVRSLGGEYLSIESPEAEVSATGYAKEMGDDYKAREVELYRAQCREVDIVITTALIPGRPAPTLITAEMVAAMKPGSVIVDMAAANGGNVVGTVAGEKVVTENGVTIIGYTDLAGRLPAQASQMYGTNLVNLLKLMTPGKDASLVLDWDDPVQRSITVVREGELAWPPPPVKVSAVPVPAPVTATVPAKPKKAPMTAARRFGAVALGALALFLTAGFAPAALLPHVTVFVLAIVIGYYVIGHVHHALHTPLMSVTNAISGIVVVGALLQIGHSGTAVTALSFLAILLASINVFGGFAVTRRMLAMFNRS
- the pntB gene encoding Re/Si-specific NAD(P)(+) transhydrogenase subunit beta, with the translated sequence MSATLAAQAAYLVAALLFILALAGLSKHESARLGNAFGMLGMGVALVATIVLAAADGINAAALGLMLLAMLIGALIGLQRARGVEMTGMPELIALLHSFVGLAAVLVSWNGFLNVENHPQAHETAALEALGTLGIHHAEVFIGVFIGAVTFTGSIVANLKLAAKINSKPLVLPGKNALNLGALGLFVALTVWFVISPEPWLLITVTVLALALGWHLVASIGGGDMPVVVSMLNSYSGWAAAASGFLLGNDLLIVTGALVGSSGAYLSYIMCKAMNRSFLAVIAGGFGIESTSGSDVDYGEHTEITAEGAAELLGAARSVVITPGYGMAVAQAQYPVAELTTKLRAKGVNVRFGIHPVAGRLPGHMNVLLAEAKVPYDIVLEMDEINDDFTETDVVLVIGANDTVNPAGAEDPSSPIAGMPVLTVWEANKVIVFKRSMASGYAGVQNPLFFRENTSMLFGDAKDRIEDIVGAL